The genomic stretch TCGGCACATCCACATCCATGATTTTCATCGTTTCTTCATCGAGACCAACTCGATCATATTGTTTTGATTGGTCCCACGTCTCCAAGTTCATGACAATGGAAATCTTCTTGTGGCTGCGCACCGCTCCAGCACCAAACAAAGTCATCACGTTAATAATACCTAACCCGCGAATCTCCAGTAAATGCTCAATTAAAGAAGGTGAATTACCAATGAGCGTATCATAATCTTCCTGACGAATTTCGACGCTGTCATCCGCTACGAGACGATGTCCGCGCTTCACAAGCTCTAATGCTGTTTCACTCTTTCCGACACCGCTTTGACCGGTTATGAGAATACCAATCCCATAGATATCAACCAATACTCCATGCACAGCTGTGAATGGTGCAAACTTTGCTTCGAGGAAGTTAGTAATTCGGCTGATTACGCGTGTCGTCTTATGCGGAGAGCGCAAAATCGGAACACCTGCCGCTTGTGCTGCGTCCATCATTTCTGTTGGCACTTCTTGTCCCCTCGTAATGATAAGAGCTGGTGTTTCTTCTGCACACAGTCTAAGAAAACGGTCTTTCTTTTGTTCTGTTGTCAGTTCCTCTAAAAATGAGAGCTCTGTTTTCCCGAACAGCTGCAGTCGATCTTTTGGATAATATTTAAAATAACCTGTTAATTCTATACCAGGACGGGAAATATCACTCATGAAGATTTCGCGTTGAACGCCTGCTTCTCCCGTCAGCAATTCCAGATTGAAACGATCTAATAAATCCTGAATGACTACTTTTGTCATACGAACCCTCCATCCTAACAATTCTTGTTTATTCTAGCATATTTCCTCAAACGATAGATACCGAGGCATAAAAAAAGCCTTGCAGCTTCATGCTGCAAGGCCGCTTAATCTGTGATACGGTCACGGATGAGCCAGTTAAGTATTAGATTCAGCAGCGCAAGAATAATGGCTGCAAGGATTGACGTGCCAAAGCCATCGATGACAAAAGCTTCCCCAATCAATCCCTGTGTTATCATCAACGTAATGGCATTAATGACAAACAGAAACAGACCGAAAGTGACAGCTGTCAGCGGGAGCGTCAGAACAACAAGTACAGGACGGACAATAAGATTTAATATGGATAAAATAAAACTTGCCAGAATAGCAGTCCAGTAGCCATCCAAATAGAACGCATCAAACAGATGGGCTACTATAATAAGCGAAACGCCATTCAGCAGAAGTGTCAAAATCCATTTAAGCATAAACATCCTCCATCCTATGGCAGCACCCAGACAGACCCCGTTTTCGTGTTCGCTTCCAAATGCAATTTTTCATTTACAGCAGGAAACGTCTCGAATTTTAATGCCTTCTTGACGACTTCCTTTGCTTCTTCGATCACAATATATTCATCCAAATCACAATGCAGCGAGCCGATATTCGTTGTAATTCGCCCATTCAGCGGAATAGCCGCCAATGATTTTAAGCGAATACTGCCGTTGGTCGCCTTAAAGAACGCACTGTCCGGATCTTCGTTATGCCATTCGCAATGTATACTTCCATTGAAGGTCTGTGCATCCAGTTTGCGAAAGCTGCCTTCCAGACGAAGCGAGCCATTAACAGATTCACAAAGCAAATCCTTTGCATAAACTTGCTTCAACTTAATACTGCCATTGGATGTCTCGGCACTCACGATGGAGCCGCCTCCTCCTTGCAAATCAATGTTTCCATTTGTCGTTTTGCAATACATCGTCACACTGCTGACAGACTCCGAACGAATCGTGCCATTGAATGTTTTCAAAATACATTCATCATAAACAGTTTCCGGCACGTATAGGGTGATGTCGGGCTTGATTCGTTTATCCTGAAGCGAAAACTGCAGCTTCCCGTCTGATACAGCAAAATAAGCCTTGTCGATGAACCGCTTCCGAGCAGCCTGTTCATCTTCTTCTGCGTAGACCTTTGCTTTTGTTTCCAG from Terribacillus sp. DMT04 encodes the following:
- a CDS encoding DUF4097 domain-containing protein, with product MRTERKRILKQLEEGNLTAEEAELQLAALDERAFGAVQEEKKEQKQEPVVQELISAGKESESQRTAKTAKRKPVGPKVLQYMQQAFTKIKNADLDLNFGDHYTVDHIFQTDELFKKVELKIYNGSLTIKSWNEPLARLETKAKVYAEEDEQAARKRFIDKAYFAVSDGKLQFSLQDKRIKPDITLYVPETVYDECILKTFNGTIRSESVSSVTMYCKTTNGNIDLQGGGGSIVSAETSNGSIKLKQVYAKDLLCESVNGSLRLEGSFRKLDAQTFNGSIHCEWHNEDPDSAFFKATNGSIRLKSLAAIPLNGRITTNIGSLHCDLDEYIVIEEAKEVVKKALKFETFPAVNEKLHLEANTKTGSVWVLP
- a CDS encoding phage holin family protein produces the protein MLKWILTLLLNGVSLIIVAHLFDAFYLDGYWTAILASFILSILNLIVRPVLVVLTLPLTAVTFGLFLFVINAITLMITQGLIGEAFVIDGFGTSILAAIILALLNLILNWLIRDRITD
- the hprK gene encoding HPr(Ser) kinase/phosphatase, producing MTKVVIQDLLDRFNLELLTGEAGVQREIFMSDISRPGIELTGYFKYYPKDRLQLFGKTELSFLEELTTEQKKDRFLRLCAEETPALIITRGQEVPTEMMDAAQAAGVPILRSPHKTTRVISRITNFLEAKFAPFTAVHGVLVDIYGIGILITGQSGVGKSETALELVKRGHRLVADDSVEIRQEDYDTLIGNSPSLIEHLLEIRGLGIINVMTLFGAGAVRSHKKISIVMNLETWDQSKQYDRVGLDEETMKIMDVDVPKMTVPVRPGRNLAVIIEVAAMNYRLKRMGVNAAEEFSQRLTKMIENGQDDGGDLTNGNV